Proteins from one Rosa chinensis cultivar Old Blush chromosome 7, RchiOBHm-V2, whole genome shotgun sequence genomic window:
- the LOC112179886 gene encoding uncharacterized protein LOC112179886, whose product MPRKLIHGPQRGTHPLVWLAAIICTIISIAVIIAGIVVFVGYMVIHPRVPFIKVTTAHLDKFESDATSLLDTAITIVVRAENDNTKAHASFSDTSFTLSFQGMNIAKLVAYPFEVRKNSSVDFNYVVESSSIPLSSEQVDQVDNSLKRDRISFDLKGNVRARWRVWLLGSIKFWGHLNCRLNFHAFNGSYIYSPCSSRAK is encoded by the coding sequence TGCCGAGAAAACTAATCCATGGTCCACAGAGAGGCACACACCCTTTGGTTTGGCTTGCAGCCATCATCTGTACCATCATCTCCATTGCTGTGATCATTGCGGGCATCGTGGTTTTCGTGGGCTACATGGTCATCCACCCCAGGGTACCCTTTATCAAGGTCACCACAGCACACCTTGACAAGTTCGAAAGCGACGCGACGAGCCTGCTAGACACTGCAATCACCATTGTTGTGAGGGCTGAGAACGACAACACCAAGGCGCATGCAAGCTTCTCGGACACGAGCTTCACTCTCAGCTTCCAAGGGATGAACATAGCAAAGTTGGTGGCGTACCCTTTTGAGGTGAGGAAGAATAGTTCTGTGGATTTTAACTATGTGGTGGAGTCCTCGTCCATACCATTGAGTTCTGAGCAGGTGGATCAAGTGGACAATTCTTTGAAGAGAGATAGAATCAGTTTCGATTTGAAGGGGAATGTTAGAGCAAGGTGGAGAGTATGGCTACTTGGATCAATTAAGTTCTGGGGTCATTTGAACTGTCGACTTAACTTTCATGCATTCAATGGGAGCTACATATACTCACCTTGTAGCTCCAGGGCTAAGTAA